In Trichoderma atroviride chromosome 2, complete sequence, one DNA window encodes the following:
- a CDS encoding uncharacterized protein (EggNog:ENOG41): protein MDPSSGPLRPSITADAELELERDGQSQKEHAHDNAEQHLHQHQQGLPSAANEPAVGSTLEPATPAAVDSAVVARDDAEDKLLTPPDAAALDTAPVATHLARFEFSDRGTKILMVEWYPGAAATTASALAGQDTNSTAGEVSRDEASAAGDAVDNASAAPARVPSSPVVDAAVWEVSWPGKSTFLPARDTDENDARRRVYFMLPPEAQVPPTVTIARPGRASLILKPLPAIFPEHFQAESGPRGVLHTIWAKKRLRELELEMEAEMRANAESVGLEMALAEKQWIVDNFLRAPAAPAPTSPRSPVSGRLGDKLKGLRLATSPADLVPSPAANTFTTPDSQSHMLSPLGGDIAVSSFSAISRSRPSGPISLDAALSGDMAPLQSSSNDAEDGLFAMPMSPRSPDMIKSPFSALGPGL from the exons ATGGATCCATCATCGGGGCCTCTTCGGCCATCTATTACAGCTGACGCtgagctcgagctcgagcgCGATGGTCAGTCCCAAAAGGAGCATGCGCACGACAATGCTGAGCAGCACCttcaccagcaccaacaagGACTTCCATCTGCTGCCAACGAGCCGGCTGTCGGATCAACTCTCGAGCCAGCTACCCCAGCTGCCGTCGACAGTGCTGTTGTCGCCAgggatgatgctgaagatAAGCTTCTCACACCCCCTGACGCCGCGGCCTTGGACACAGCTCCCGTTGCCACGCATCTAGCTCGGTTCGAGTTCAGCGACCGCGGCACCAAGATCTTAATGGTCGAGTGGTATCCTGGAGCCGCTGCGACCACGGCCTCCGCCTTGGCCGGCCAAGATACGAACTCTACCGCTGGCGAAGTCTCCCGCGATGAGGCCAGCGctgctggtgatgctgtCGATAATGCATCGGCTGCGCCAGCCCGCGTACCTTCCAGTCCTGTCGTTGATGCCGCTGTCTGGGAGGTCTCGTGGCCGGGCAAGTCTACCTTCCTTCCCGCCAGAGATACCGATGAGAACGACGCCCGACGCCGTGTCTACTTCATGCTGCCTCCTGAGGCACAGGTGCCGCCAACGGTAACTATTGCGCGCCCTGGGCGGGCCAGTCTGATTCTCAAACCGCTGCCGGCCATATTCCCGGAGCATTTCCAGGCGGAATCTGGCCCTCGAGGCGTGTTGCATACGATATGGGCCAAGAAGCGCCTAAGGGAGctcgagctggagatggaagcCGAGATGAGGGCAAACGCGGAGAGTGTAGGCCTTGAGATGGCTCTGGCAGAGAAGCAGTGGATCGTTGACAACTTCTTGCGTGCTCCTGCAGCACCTGCTCCTACCAGTCCTCGCTCCCCCGTCTCTGGACGCCTTggcgacaagctcaagggcttGCGTCTGGCTACTTCACCGGCAGATCTGGTGCCAAGCCCAGCAG CAAATACGTTTACAACCCCTGATAGCCAGTCTCACATGCTATCCCCTCTGGGAGGTGACATTGCCGTATCCTCCTTCTCGGCCATTTCCCGCAGCCGCCCATCCGGCCCGATatctcttgatgctgctcttAGCGGCGACATGGCCCCTCTACAGTCTAGCTCTAAcgatgctgaagatggcctgTTTGCAATGCCAATGAGCCCCCGGAGCCCAGACATGATCAAGAGCCCGTTTAGCGCTCTCGGCCCGGGCCTTTAA
- a CDS encoding uncharacterized protein (EggNog:ENOG41): MCIQIWFLEELSQLISKPHKKTRSIRTSARSPHKPRAQPTINYTQTAASSSSVKPLSITLTRPNASPPCPAFLPTPTRPRPPILPPKPSSQEPSRIGTPATGAAPPPPPSTLSEAGQQYRSSVIAGLDAAATAAGGVPTPPPAPAAVAPRAADIPDPGDQWLPQVLQDKSIQDLADILSNPSLLNGLTNSPSSIHPSLQASHQDLLAALSSNMDLATRLSELESRLAHQRSAAQAQLLSMHALERQWRQKQSDMDLALARFSPSALYQLLNQSVQEQALVCQAMEESFLDRDGVDGGGGEATTSEREAAEWIRRYREAKVQYYLRQERKDRWDEGRVGGWR, encoded by the exons ATGTGCATCCAGATCTGGTTCTTGGAAGAACTTAGCCAATT AATCAGCAAACCCCACAAGAAAACCAGATCCATCCGTACTAGCGCCCGCTCTCCCCACAAGCCACGAGCCCAGCCCACTATCAACTACACCCAAAccgcagcatcgtcatcttccgTCAAACCTCTCTCCATAACCCTCACCCGCCCCAACGCTTCTCCGCCATGTCCAGCTTTCCTCCCGACTCCCACGCGCCCACGCCCCCCGATCCTCCCTCCCAAACCCAGCAGCCAGGAGCCCAGCCGCATCGGCACTCCGGCAACCGGCGCAGCGCCGCCTCCACCACCGTCGACCTTGTCCGAAGCGGGGCAGCAGTATCGGAGCTCCGTGATAGCTGGCCTGGAtgcagcggcaacagcagcaggaggagtGCCGACACCGCCGCCTGCTCCAGCGGCGGTAGCGCCCAGGGCTGCCGATATCCCCGATCCGGGAGACCAATGGCTTCCGCAGGTGCTCCAGGATAAATC CATCCAAGACCTCGCCGACATCCTCTCCAACCCCTCTCTCCTCAACGGCCTCACAAActccccctcctccatcCACCCTTCCCTCCAAGCCTCCCACCAAGAcctcctcgccgccctcTCCTCCAACATGGACCTCGCCACGCGCCTCTCCGAGCTCGAGTCCCGCCTCGCCCACCAGCGCTCCGCCGCCCAGGCCCAGCTGCTCTCCATGCATGCCCTCGAGCGCCAGTGGCGCCAGAAGCAGTCCGACATGGACCTCGCCCTTGCGCGCTTCAGCCCCTCCGCGCTCTACCAGCTGCTCAACCAGAGCGTCCAGGAGCAGGCTCTCGTGTGCCAGGCCATGGAGGAGAGTTTTCTGGATAGAGATGGCGTcgacggcggtggtggagAGGCGACTACGTCCGAGAGGGAGGCCGCTGAGTGGATTAGACGTTATAGGGAGGCAAAAGTGCAGTATTACCTGCGGCAGGAGCGTAAGGACAGGTGGGATGAAGGCCGAGTCGGTGGTTGGAGGTAA
- a CDS encoding uncharacterized protein (EggNog:ENOG41~TransMembrane:1 (o12-31i)), with protein sequence MGLIEALLEHASIKKLFIALVGIGAFFMTINRTREHRRIKKLGNYGPSLPSRFPFALDFIYYGIRATIAHKNMELWRDVFFANSWTCEMRILNQRVCFTADPENIKAMLATQFHDFGKGEQFHREWAPFLGDSIFTTDGMQWHNSRQLIRPQFTRDRVSDLHCFESHIQTLFRTMANGGPLEGENQVVDLDRADGRRMDIRDLFFRYTLDVATDFLLGSDVKSLTTPKQEFAEAFNEVQRVQNILARAYKLQPLIPKKSYHDGLKVMNHFVNHFIQRALRMSPEELAAHTKSDKDYTFLHELASFTRDPKVLRDQIVAVLLAGRDTTASALSWAIYELGRHPHAVARLRGEILETIGQDRLPTYDHLKAMPYLRAVLNETLRLYPSVPFNVRVALKDTTLPRGGGPDGSEPLPVLRDTPVGYSTLVMQRRPDLYPPVSETFADPSIFSPERWAAWHPKPHDYIPFNAGPRICIGQQFALTEMGYTLCRIFQRFERVQSFMHEIDGGDPLLKSDIVLSPGQGVHVAFWEPKKEA encoded by the exons ATGGGTTTAATCGAGGCTCTGTTGGAGCATGCTtccatcaagaagctcttcatcgccttGGTTGGCATTGGAGCATTCTTCATGACAATCAACCGCACAAGGGAGCATCGACGGATCAAGAAACTCGGCAATTATGGCCCTTCGCTCCCATCCCGGTTCCCATTCG CCCTCGACTTCATCTACTACGGCATCCGCGCCACCATTGCCCACAAGAACATGGAGCTCTGGAGAgacgtcttcttcgccaactCGTGGACCTGCGAGATGCGCATCCTCAACCAGCGCGTCTGCTTCACCGCCGACCCCGAAAACATCAAAGCCATGCTGGCCACGCAGTTCCACGACTTTGGCAAGGGCGAGCAGTTCCACAGAGAGTGGGCGCCCTTCCTCGGCGACAGCATCTTCACCACGGACGGCATGCAGTGGCACAACAGCCGCCAGCTTATCCGGCCGCAGTTTACAAGGGACCGCGTGAGCGACCTGCACTGCTTTGAGTCTCATATCCAGACGTTGTTTAGGACCATGGCGAATGGGGGCCCGTTGGAAGGCGAGAATCAGGTGGTTGATCTTGATCGTGCTGACGGACGACGGATGGACATTCGcgacctcttcttccgctaTACGCTCGACGTTGCTACCGACTTTTTGCTAGGAAGTGACGTGAAATCCCTAAC AACTCCAAAACAAGAGTTTGCCGAAGCCTTCAACGAAGTCCAACGCGTCCAAAACATCCTCGCCCGCGCCTACAAGCTCCAGCCCTTGATCCCCAAAAAGTCCTACCACGACGGCCTCAAAGTCATGAACCACTTCGTCAACCACTTCATCCAGCGCGCCCTGCGCATGAGTCCCGAGGAACTCGCCGCCCACACCAAATCCGACAAGGACTACACCTTTTTGCACGAGCTCGCCAGCTTCACCCGCGATCCAAAAGTGCTGCGCGACCAAATCGTCGCCGTCCTGCTCGCCGGCCGCGACACCACCGCCTCGGCCCTCTCGTGGGCCATCTACGAGCTCGGCCGGCACCCTCACGCCGTGGCCCGCCTGCGGGGCGAGATCCTCGAGACCATTGGCCAGGACCGCCTCCCCACGTACGACCACCTCAAGGCCATGCCGTATCTCAGGGCCGTCCTCAACGAGACGCTCCGCCTCTACCCGTCCGTGCCGTTCAACGTCCGCGTCGCTCTCAAGGACACGACCCTGCCCCGGGGCGGCGGTCCGGACGGCTCCGAGCCGCTCCCCGTTCTCAGGGACACGCCCGTCGGATACTCAACGCTCGTCATGCAGCGCCGCCCGGACCTGTACCCGCCCGTCTCGGAGACGTTCGCCGACCCGAGCATCTTCAGCCCCGAGCGCTGGGCCGCGTGGCACCCGAAGCCGCACGACTACATCCCCTTCAACGCCGGCCCGCGGATCTGCATCGGCCAGCAGTTTGCCCTCACCGAGATGGGCTACACGCTGTGCCGCATCTTTCAGAGGTTCGAGCGGGTGCAGAGCTTCATGCACGAGATTGACGGCGGGGATCCGCTGCTGAAATCGGATATTGTGCTGTCTCCGGGACAAGGGGTGCATGTGGCGTTTTGGGAGCCGAAGAAGGAGGCGTGA